One segment of Opitutaceae bacterium DNA contains the following:
- the cobA gene encoding uroporphyrinogen-III C-methyltransferase: MPVGKVYLVGAGPGDPGLVTFRAKELIENADVLVYDYLVHPDLLLWCRRDAQKIYVGKKAGLHALPQDEIEALLVKHAKEGATVVRLKGGDPFIYGRGGEEMRRLRDAGVPFEVVPGVTAALAAGAYAGIPLTQRNTSSSLILLTGHESPEKNALQTDWAQFARISNATLAIYMGMSRLREIMSRLRDGGMSAETPAAVVQWASLGCQRSVVGTVADLADRAAEAELGSPAIIVVGEVVGQREQLGWFEHLPLFGRRIAITRTRAQTSELRGRLEELGAEVLEIPLIDVVKDVSNDRLAEVFPEFGSYDWLVFTSPNGVRFFFEEFDRVFDDIRSLGLMRIACVGEGTARAVKERHLKVECQPEFSTGEALADALIATGSLDNAKVLVITGNLNRDVLVRKLESARGIVDLLPVYRTSRTDLSSDPRADTFRTLGADAILFASSSAVESFVAQAASLRLDKDARRPLAGSIGPLTSATMKARGVPVDFEAAKPGLQSLVEALVRKMGSSPGKNRPAKTDKA; encoded by the coding sequence ATGCCAGTCGGCAAGGTATATCTGGTTGGTGCGGGGCCGGGTGATCCCGGTCTTGTGACTTTCCGTGCGAAGGAACTGATCGAGAACGCCGACGTGCTCGTTTACGATTATCTTGTCCACCCGGACCTGCTGCTGTGGTGCAGGCGGGATGCGCAAAAGATCTATGTCGGGAAAAAGGCCGGACTTCATGCCCTGCCGCAGGATGAAATTGAGGCCCTGCTCGTGAAGCATGCGAAGGAAGGTGCAACGGTCGTGAGACTCAAGGGTGGCGATCCGTTCATCTATGGTCGTGGGGGCGAGGAGATGCGTCGCCTGCGCGATGCGGGAGTTCCGTTTGAGGTTGTGCCCGGCGTGACCGCGGCTTTGGCGGCAGGCGCATACGCCGGCATCCCACTGACCCAGCGCAACACGAGCTCATCGCTCATACTGCTGACGGGCCATGAAAGTCCCGAGAAGAATGCGTTGCAGACCGACTGGGCGCAGTTTGCGAGGATTTCGAATGCCACGCTTGCCATCTACATGGGCATGAGCCGTCTCAGGGAGATCATGAGCCGCCTTAGGGACGGAGGCATGTCAGCAGAGACCCCGGCGGCCGTTGTACAATGGGCGTCCCTTGGGTGCCAGCGCTCGGTCGTTGGAACGGTGGCTGATCTTGCGGACAGGGCGGCCGAAGCGGAATTGGGGTCGCCGGCCATCATAGTTGTCGGGGAGGTCGTCGGCCAGCGGGAGCAACTCGGCTGGTTTGAGCACCTGCCGCTATTTGGTCGCCGTATAGCGATCACCCGCACCCGCGCGCAGACGAGCGAATTGCGCGGGCGCCTGGAGGAGCTCGGGGCGGAAGTCCTTGAGATCCCTCTCATCGATGTTGTGAAGGACGTTTCCAACGATCGCCTCGCGGAGGTGTTTCCTGAGTTTGGTTCGTATGACTGGCTCGTTTTCACCAGCCCCAACGGAGTGAGGTTCTTCTTCGAGGAATTCGATCGCGTTTTCGACGACATTAGAAGCCTTGGTCTGATGCGCATCGCCTGTGTGGGCGAGGGGACCGCCCGCGCGGTCAAGGAGCGGCATTTGAAGGTGGAATGCCAGCCCGAGTTCTCCACGGGTGAGGCGCTGGCGGATGCCTTGATTGCGACGGGGAGCCTGGACAATGCGAAAGTCCTGGTGATAACCGGCAATCTCAATCGCGACGTGCTGGTCAGGAAGCTGGAAAGCGCCCGTGGCATTGTCGACCTGCTTCCCGTCTATCGAACATCCAGGACGGATCTCTCGTCTGATCCCCGCGCGGACACATTCAGGACCCTTGGAGCCGATGCCATCCTGTTCGCCAGCAGCAGCGCGGTCGAGTCTTTCGTCGCCCAGGCGGCCTCGCTTCGGCTGGACAAGGACGCTCGCCGGCCGCTGGCTGGGAGCATTGGGCCGCTTACGTCCGCGACCATGAAGGCGCGGGGAGTACCGGTGGATTTCGAGGCCGCCAAGCCCGGCCTTCAATCCTTGGTTGAAGCGCTGGTCAGAAAAATGGGTTCCAGCCCAGGAAAAAACCGTCCCGCCAAAACCGACAAGGCATGA
- a CDS encoding DegT/DnrJ/EryC1/StrS family aminotransferase, translating into MKVPFLDLTLQHRELRSEILAAITATYDGTRFCLGRDVEGFESAFSQTLGYKRALGMNSGTSPLHVASVCAGLQAGDEVITTPFTFASSAWGISYVGATPVFVDIDAATFNLDPARIEAAITPRTRAIVVVHLFGQPAAMGPILEIARRHSLFVVEDCAQAVGAQYRGTPVGYLGDCGTFSFYPTKNLGGCGEGGAFVSRRDDVFERARALRVHGSLKRYHHDFVGFNFRMDGFQGAALTVKLPHLARWTARRREIASRYLQGIRLSDTVLPARVDDGESVYHQFTLRHPRRDALREHLAGLEIGTDLIYPKCLHQQPCYSQLNVRPGSLPVAEQAAATCLSLPIFPELTDAQVEAVINGVNSF; encoded by the coding sequence ATGAAAGTCCCGTTTCTTGATCTCACGCTCCAGCATCGTGAACTCCGCTCGGAGATCCTCGCGGCGATCACGGCCACCTACGACGGCACCCGGTTCTGTCTCGGCAGGGATGTTGAAGGATTTGAGTCCGCATTCAGCCAAACCCTCGGCTACAAGCGGGCGCTCGGCATGAACAGCGGCACGTCGCCGCTTCATGTCGCATCGGTCTGCGCCGGCCTTCAGGCCGGAGACGAGGTGATCACGACACCCTTCACGTTTGCCTCGAGTGCCTGGGGCATCAGCTACGTCGGGGCGACACCGGTGTTTGTCGACATAGATGCCGCAACCTTCAATCTCGATCCCGCGAGGATTGAGGCGGCGATCACGCCCAGGACCAGGGCCATTGTTGTTGTGCACCTTTTCGGTCAACCGGCCGCGATGGGGCCGATCCTGGAAATTGCGCGGCGGCACAGCCTCTTTGTCGTGGAGGACTGCGCCCAGGCGGTGGGCGCCCAATACCGGGGCACACCGGTCGGATACCTTGGCGACTGCGGAACGTTCAGCTTCTATCCGACGAAAAACCTTGGCGGCTGCGGCGAGGGAGGGGCCTTCGTGTCGCGTCGCGATGATGTCTTTGAGCGGGCGCGCGCCCTGCGCGTGCACGGGTCGCTGAAGCGTTATCATCATGATTTTGTGGGCTTCAATTTCCGCATGGATGGGTTCCAGGGGGCCGCCCTGACGGTGAAGCTGCCGCACCTGGCAAGGTGGACCGCACGTCGCCGCGAGATTGCCTCGCGCTACCTGCAGGGCATCCGGCTTTCCGACACGGTTCTTCCCGCCCGGGTCGACGATGGCGAGAGTGTATATCATCAGTTTACGCTGCGCCATCCGCGGCGCGACGCGCTTCGAGAGCATCTGGCAGGGCTCGAAATCGGCACTGATCTAATCTATCCGAAGTGCCTGCACCAGCAGCCGTGCTACTCGCAATTGAATGTGCGGCCAGGGAGCCTGCCCGTGGCCGAGCAGGCCGCCGCCACCTGCCTGAGCCTGCCGATTTTCCCAGAGCTTACAGACGCGCAGGTCGAAGCCGTGATCAACGGCGTGAACTCATTTTAG
- a CDS encoding glycosyltransferase has product MTAPRFSLVMPTFNHGRWIEQALRSMLDQAPFPLEIHVMDAVSTDDTAGILARYSDKIQWVRERDNGQADAINRGLARSRGEIVAWLNSDDSYLPHALARVDAAFSADPGLDFVYGDALEIDPEGRILTPNPFTEECDRDRFYFSHDYICQPTLFLRRECLRKVGALREDLKWFLDYEWLTRFFAAGLRGRRLPFFLAANRDHPQTKTNSGGLNRWREIMGVLTSTPPPGPPMLLRRCVWNYSMEFLIKSLNASPWGRSEHAARDSRDARTAVLNALNSWLMALVRPRSCDDILARYHRDIARHGATLQEIWAAAPAMSAVV; this is encoded by the coding sequence ATGACCGCACCGAGATTCAGCCTGGTCATGCCGACTTTCAATCACGGCCGATGGATTGAGCAGGCGCTTCGAAGCATGCTGGACCAGGCTCCGTTCCCGCTCGAAATCCACGTGATGGACGCCGTGTCAACGGACGATACAGCCGGCATCCTTGCCCGATACTCCGACAAGATTCAGTGGGTCCGTGAAAGAGACAACGGTCAGGCTGACGCCATCAACCGGGGCCTGGCACGCTCGCGTGGCGAGATTGTTGCCTGGCTCAATTCGGACGACAGCTACCTGCCACACGCGCTGGCGAGGGTGGACGCGGCCTTCTCCGCTGACCCCGGCCTGGATTTTGTCTATGGCGATGCTTTGGAAATCGATCCGGAAGGGCGCATACTGACACCGAATCCCTTCACGGAGGAATGCGATCGCGACCGCTTCTATTTCTCCCACGACTACATCTGCCAGCCGACGCTGTTTTTGCGCCGCGAATGCCTTCGGAAAGTGGGCGCCCTGCGCGAGGACCTGAAATGGTTTCTTGACTACGAGTGGCTGACGCGCTTCTTCGCCGCCGGTCTGCGTGGTCGAAGACTGCCGTTCTTTCTTGCGGCAAATCGTGATCATCCACAAACCAAGACCAACTCCGGCGGACTGAATCGATGGCGGGAAATCATGGGCGTTCTCACCTCGACGCCACCCCCTGGTCCACCGATGCTCCTGAGACGCTGCGTCTGGAACTATTCGATGGAATTCTTGATCAAATCACTGAATGCCTCCCCCTGGGGACGTTCGGAGCATGCGGCACGCGACTCACGGGATGCCCGCACTGCGGTCCTGAACGCGCTGAATTCCTGGCTGATGGCGCTGGTTCGGCCACGATCCTGCGATGACATCCTTGCCCGCTACCACAGGGACATCGCACGCCATGGCGCAACGCTTCAGGAAATCTGGGCTGCTGCTCCCGCGATGAGTGCTGTTGTCTGA
- a CDS encoding glycosyltransferase family 4 protein, which translates to MRIGVGLHLLAPDNGGVTNYALTLLRLWPLHAPEHPMVLFSFDHNDALLDTLPPATRRHEIRMRTQEDAFSHASEIDVYFCPFGTLWPRPFPKPAVLTFHDMQERFHPEYFTSAELAERFFHYDWSLRMADSVIAVSSFTKSMAVSLTGIRASKCHVVHHVPDELPSALMPSRFPFADRPFVFYPANFWKHKNHNRLVEAMRRVCASNPDLCLVCTGSLLNQEKTWADMVKDTGCGKRIAHLGRLKRSEIAWLYQHARALIFPSLFEGFGIPLIEAMQAGCPIACARNTSQPEVAGTAALYFDAESVDSISDAIQRICADAGLRTQLASEGSRRIARYSTRDFIDGHLRAFQDAIRGRSSVQAWLNRNIRLPRSLMARTELSPREKRTAVRLLARSASVPAGAPVVEA; encoded by the coding sequence ATGAGAATCGGCGTTGGACTCCATCTGCTCGCCCCGGACAACGGTGGCGTCACCAACTACGCGCTCACCCTGCTGCGCCTGTGGCCTCTCCACGCTCCCGAGCACCCGATGGTGCTGTTCTCATTCGACCACAACGACGCCCTGCTGGACACCCTGCCACCGGCAACGCGCCGCCATGAAATCCGCATGCGGACGCAGGAGGACGCCTTCTCCCATGCGAGTGAAATCGACGTGTATTTCTGCCCTTTCGGAACCCTCTGGCCGCGCCCGTTTCCCAAGCCCGCAGTCCTGACATTCCACGACATGCAGGAGCGCTTTCATCCGGAATATTTCACAAGCGCGGAGTTGGCCGAGCGATTTTTCCATTACGACTGGTCGCTGCGCATGGCGGACAGTGTGATCGCAGTGTCGTCATTCACCAAATCGATGGCTGTTTCGCTCACAGGCATCCGCGCATCCAAATGCCACGTGGTTCACCATGTGCCCGATGAGCTGCCATCGGCGTTGATGCCGTCCCGCTTTCCCTTTGCAGACCGGCCTTTCGTTTTCTATCCCGCAAACTTCTGGAAACACAAGAACCACAATCGGCTTGTCGAAGCCATGCGGCGGGTCTGCGCATCCAACCCCGACCTTTGCCTGGTCTGCACCGGAAGCCTCCTGAATCAGGAGAAAACATGGGCTGACATGGTGAAGGACACGGGATGCGGGAAACGCATCGCGCACCTCGGGCGACTGAAACGCTCCGAAATTGCCTGGCTGTACCAGCACGCGCGAGCGCTGATCTTTCCCTCGCTGTTCGAGGGCTTTGGCATTCCCTTGATCGAGGCCATGCAGGCGGGATGCCCGATCGCCTGCGCGCGCAATACGAGCCAGCCGGAAGTGGCGGGCACGGCGGCTCTCTATTTCGATGCGGAGAGCGTGGATTCCATCTCGGATGCCATCCAGCGCATCTGCGCGGATGCGGGACTGCGAACACAGCTCGCATCCGAAGGATCCCGGCGCATCGCCCGCTATTCGACGCGCGACTTCATTGACGGGCATCTCCGGGCCTTTCAAGACGCGATTCGAGGTCGTTCGTCGGTCCAGGCCTGGTTGAACAGAAACATCCGCCTGCCGCGATCGCTCATGGCGCGCACCGAGCTGAGCCCCCGGGAGAAGCGCACGGCTGTGCGGCTCCTGGCCCGGTCGGCCTCCGTCCCCGCCGGTGCTCCGGTCGTTGAAGCATGA
- a CDS encoding glycosyltransferase: MRILVSKPDSLGDQLVIARHLQALASANPDALVLWHVRDGMEDVASLFSGVSVFHPNLGASPGMEADRLQSLHCAGLVLVPIPLHPFAEWTSVTEAHLAWWRVFLESQPWDAAVAAVGNRTWVAEASIAAARAPIRIGAAPTTARQIPVNAAGELIGACSPLFTVEIPFDPETSEDCLLRKLLQALPHSGAIAWDLPAKLKIPISGTTSNAGQIILAPGVGGPAWRAWPADKYLELDARLRKCGWSVTYLAGPLDSDFLKPIRETPGKDIRTFARGDLVEISRLLQQGAALVCNDTAYVHLAALLNVPTLAVFGGGQKQRFHPQTGRVKIVQGLPACAGCQWHCVFERYPCVSDIPVDLVMSALNALMRDHDSTLVPFAPSWSGERSGAALVSRLQEEILFLDSDRFARLQIIQSLLDKQRQSSLQPAPGSNPPGATPLLSVVIPMGRPESAGPTLAALASQVPPGVDWEVVVAGAGESRIPSNFAGLTLARVVLPNRAPPSQTRNAGVTHARGKWLVFIDDDIQPAIDFLACAVALLRRLDEENPTVAAIGARLPGRRGGFWERVTDLSNFWSQQDRVARDCDWLYSAALLVKADAFRATGGFDPQLAVGEDVDLCRRLAAQGHRLRYEPSLVAYHDHRRDSAFRTWRYFWRNGEGARFFFRSIGGTCAFSLKTVWLKTWSDFRGNLAHQKRYGGKLGRHAPAVWLNYLIVETSLEWHWQRHLRDGRRYADLPARTRSDATAARALSAFDNSRPIRGAWLSLIATLQDFANPVRR; the protein is encoded by the coding sequence ATGCGTATTCTCGTTTCAAAACCAGATTCGCTGGGTGACCAGCTGGTCATCGCGCGGCATCTGCAGGCACTGGCCTCCGCGAACCCCGACGCACTCGTCCTCTGGCACGTGCGCGATGGCATGGAGGACGTGGCATCCCTTTTCTCCGGAGTGTCCGTTTTTCATCCCAACCTCGGGGCTTCTCCAGGCATGGAAGCGGACCGCCTGCAAAGCTTGCATTGTGCGGGTCTCGTCCTCGTCCCCATTCCACTGCATCCGTTTGCGGAGTGGACAAGTGTGACGGAGGCACATCTGGCTTGGTGGAGGGTTTTCCTGGAATCCCAGCCGTGGGATGCGGCTGTCGCCGCCGTGGGCAACCGGACATGGGTGGCCGAGGCGTCGATCGCCGCGGCACGCGCCCCGATTCGCATCGGCGCGGCTCCAACAACGGCCCGCCAGATCCCGGTCAATGCCGCCGGCGAACTCATTGGCGCCTGCTCTCCGTTGTTCACAGTGGAGATTCCCTTTGATCCCGAAACGTCGGAGGACTGCCTCCTGCGCAAGCTCCTGCAGGCGCTGCCACACTCCGGCGCGATTGCCTGGGATCTTCCCGCCAAACTGAAGATTCCGATCAGTGGGACGACGTCGAACGCAGGTCAGATCATACTGGCCCCCGGCGTCGGCGGCCCGGCCTGGCGCGCATGGCCTGCGGACAAGTATCTTGAACTGGACGCCCGCCTGCGAAAATGCGGATGGTCGGTGACCTATCTCGCCGGCCCTCTCGATTCTGACTTCCTGAAACCTATCCGGGAGACCCCGGGGAAGGACATCAGAACCTTTGCACGCGGTGACCTGGTGGAAATTTCCCGCCTCCTCCAGCAGGGTGCAGCGCTCGTCTGCAATGACACCGCGTACGTCCACCTGGCGGCCCTGCTGAACGTGCCAACCCTTGCAGTCTTTGGCGGAGGCCAGAAGCAGAGATTTCATCCGCAAACGGGACGAGTGAAGATTGTCCAGGGTCTGCCGGCATGCGCGGGCTGCCAGTGGCACTGCGTCTTCGAGCGATACCCGTGTGTCTCCGACATACCCGTTGATCTAGTCATGAGCGCGCTGAACGCGCTGATGCGGGACCATGATTCAACACTCGTGCCGTTCGCTCCGTCCTGGTCTGGGGAACGGAGCGGCGCCGCGCTCGTATCGCGGCTGCAGGAGGAAATCCTCTTTCTCGACTCCGATCGCTTTGCCCGGCTCCAGATCATCCAGTCGCTGCTCGACAAGCAGCGCCAGTCATCTCTGCAACCAGCGCCTGGATCCAACCCTCCCGGGGCGACTCCGCTGCTTTCAGTCGTCATTCCCATGGGGCGACCGGAAAGTGCGGGCCCCACACTTGCGGCGCTCGCAAGCCAGGTGCCGCCCGGAGTGGACTGGGAAGTCGTTGTAGCTGGAGCGGGAGAGTCCCGGATTCCATCGAATTTTGCCGGGCTCACACTGGCCCGTGTCGTGCTTCCCAATCGCGCGCCGCCGTCACAAACCCGCAATGCAGGCGTCACCCATGCACGCGGAAAATGGCTCGTCTTCATTGACGACGACATTCAGCCCGCCATCGACTTCCTGGCGTGCGCCGTCGCCCTGCTTCGCAGACTCGACGAAGAGAATCCCACTGTCGCGGCGATCGGTGCCCGCCTGCCTGGCAGGCGCGGCGGCTTCTGGGAACGCGTCACCGACTTGTCGAATTTCTGGAGCCAGCAGGACAGGGTCGCCAGAGACTGCGACTGGCTGTACAGTGCGGCGCTGCTGGTGAAGGCGGACGCCTTTCGGGCCACAGGTGGATTCGATCCGCAGCTTGCGGTTGGCGAGGATGTCGATCTGTGCCGGCGCCTCGCAGCCCAGGGACACCGCCTTCGTTACGAGCCGAGTCTGGTCGCCTACCACGATCACCGGCGCGACTCCGCATTCAGAACCTGGCGCTATTTCTGGAGAAACGGCGAAGGAGCCCGGTTCTTCTTCAGATCCATCGGAGGCACGTGCGCATTCAGTCTGAAAACGGTCTGGCTCAAGACCTGGAGCGATTTTCGTGGAAATCTCGCCCACCAGAAGCGCTATGGCGGAAAACTCGGCCGTCACGCGCCCGCAGTCTGGCTCAACTACCTGATTGTCGAAACTTCCCTTGAATGGCACTGGCAGCGCCACCTGCGCGATGGCCGGCGCTACGCCGACCTGCCGGCACGCACGCGCAGTGATGCCACTGCAGCCCGGGCGCTGAGCGCCTTTGACAACAGCCGTCCCATTCGCGGCGCCTGGCTCAGTCTCATCGCGACGCTGCAGGACTTCGCGAATCCCGTCAGACGATGA
- a CDS encoding methyltransferase domain-containing protein has translation MSSVEFQAAPPAPSEWFFRVSCCWCGGRSRGPCPSSDAYFVCERCGTHVAGQRLRPEHVVDFYSMERYWHSRQQQKAHPTLNERREIFARDGRVELWLAAIERHARKDSPRTAVEIGCAEGSLLARLRDRSWRVVGVEPDPATAAAVHQATGLEVIAGVWPGAAVPTCDLFVACDVLEHSLDPVEFLKCAHSALRPEGILFLQLPLVVPGEADFGPITPKVYDPWEHSFIFTRQSIGFLLSMAGFEVLSNDESWIRAHEFVVARRRTPTRRARRLLANLPEMFSAPWRTFMDELNAFARPLGLREFSTWSKIWEYPALWYGGLDQLHWREARLLDIGSELSPLPWWLAMKGAKVTLVETAANYVEHWEFVRRKLNNPDVSWEIVADTRLPAESSTIDAVTSLSVIEHQPDKEMAVREVARVLKPGGLFAMSFDIAEPAMGMSYPEWNGSALTRLEFEALMARHASLHPIAPLEWNEEDMPSFLAWHRLTAPHHDYVTGAAVFRRAAIHTKSFQRLRNAYSRFKTRFAG, from the coding sequence ATGTCATCAGTGGAGTTCCAGGCCGCACCGCCAGCCCCCTCCGAGTGGTTTTTCCGCGTCTCCTGCTGCTGGTGCGGCGGACGGTCACGCGGCCCATGCCCGAGCAGTGACGCCTACTTTGTCTGTGAGCGCTGCGGCACCCATGTCGCGGGACAGCGCCTGCGCCCGGAACATGTCGTGGATTTCTACAGCATGGAAAGGTACTGGCACTCGCGCCAGCAGCAGAAGGCGCATCCCACCCTGAATGAGCGCCGCGAGATTTTCGCCCGGGACGGCCGGGTCGAGCTGTGGCTGGCGGCAATCGAGCGTCATGCACGAAAGGACTCTCCGCGGACAGCGGTGGAGATCGGCTGTGCGGAAGGCTCGTTGCTCGCCCGCCTTCGCGATCGCAGCTGGAGGGTTGTCGGAGTCGAGCCGGATCCCGCCACGGCAGCGGCCGTGCATCAGGCAACCGGCCTGGAGGTGATAGCAGGAGTTTGGCCCGGTGCGGCCGTTCCGACCTGCGATCTCTTTGTCGCTTGCGACGTCCTCGAGCACTCGCTGGATCCGGTCGAATTCCTGAAATGCGCACACAGCGCACTGCGCCCGGAAGGAATCCTGTTCCTTCAACTGCCACTCGTTGTTCCAGGCGAAGCCGATTTCGGCCCGATCACGCCAAAGGTCTATGACCCGTGGGAGCACTCATTCATCTTCACCCGCCAATCCATCGGGTTCCTGCTTTCGATGGCGGGTTTCGAGGTTCTCTCCAACGACGAGTCCTGGATTCGCGCCCATGAATTTGTCGTCGCCCGCAGAAGGACTCCGACGAGGCGCGCGCGCCGCCTCCTGGCCAATCTGCCGGAAATGTTCTCAGCCCCCTGGCGGACTTTCATGGACGAATTGAACGCCTTTGCCCGACCGCTGGGATTGCGCGAATTCTCCACCTGGTCAAAGATCTGGGAGTACCCTGCACTCTGGTATGGAGGCCTCGACCAGTTGCACTGGAGGGAAGCGCGCCTGCTCGACATCGGCAGTGAACTCTCTCCCCTGCCCTGGTGGCTCGCCATGAAGGGAGCGAAGGTGACCCTGGTGGAAACCGCTGCGAACTACGTTGAGCACTGGGAATTCGTCAGGAGGAAATTGAACAATCCGGACGTCTCCTGGGAGATTGTCGCGGACACACGCCTGCCCGCGGAATCCTCAACCATCGATGCCGTGACAAGCCTCTCAGTGATCGAGCATCAGCCCGACAAGGAAATGGCTGTCCGTGAAGTTGCGCGTGTCCTCAAGCCGGGGGGCTTGTTTGCCATGTCATTCGACATCGCCGAGCCCGCGATGGGCATGAGCTACCCGGAGTGGAATGGCAGCGCGCTCACGCGCCTCGAGTTCGAGGCACTGATGGCGCGCCACGCCAGCCTCCATCCCATCGCACCGCTGGAATGGAATGAGGAGGACATGCCTTCCTTCCTGGCATGGCATCGACTCACCGCGCCGCATCATGACTACGTGACGGGTGCGGCGGTGTTTCGCAGAGCGGCAATCCACACGAAATCCTTTCAGAGGCTGCGCAATGCGTATTCTCGTTTCAAAACCAGATTCGCTGGGTGA
- a CDS encoding sulfotransferase domain-containing protein yields MHSDGYYFGTTLAKRVDYYAFPRTGSHFLWTGFTGLFDLVFFPNEHVDNPEARQRSEELNPLAIYAMKLREEGVPYQPVHINASAQGLHGGPVIGADPVIILIRHPHPTIYSWYHTATERWGARISDIRVWLRDAYAQYDAFYDKAMMLLRDHPAKVHLIRFEDLKKDADSLRRVTEFVDVRPKLSPEFVFEWTRFDRMTRPGARSFYRVGDNTHWSSDAAWRTHLHAIKPDSAVRFGYAETI; encoded by the coding sequence ATGCATTCAGACGGCTACTATTTCGGAACCACGCTCGCGAAACGCGTGGACTACTACGCTTTTCCCCGCACGGGCAGTCATTTCCTCTGGACAGGCTTCACCGGACTTTTCGATCTGGTCTTCTTTCCCAATGAGCATGTCGACAATCCGGAGGCCAGGCAGCGGAGCGAAGAACTGAACCCGCTGGCGATCTACGCCATGAAACTCCGTGAGGAGGGCGTCCCCTACCAGCCGGTGCACATCAACGCATCAGCCCAGGGACTCCATGGCGGTCCCGTGATCGGCGCCGATCCCGTCATCATTCTCATTCGCCATCCCCATCCGACCATTTACAGTTGGTACCACACCGCCACGGAGCGCTGGGGTGCTCGAATCAGCGACATCCGGGTCTGGCTTCGCGACGCGTACGCCCAGTATGATGCGTTCTACGACAAGGCCATGATGCTGCTTCGCGATCATCCGGCGAAAGTTCACCTCATTCGATTCGAGGACCTCAAGAAGGACGCGGACAGCCTCAGGCGCGTGACTGAGTTTGTGGACGTCAGGCCCAAGCTCTCACCCGAGTTTGTTTTCGAGTGGACACGCTTCGACCGCATGACGCGTCCGGGTGCGCGCAGTTTCTATCGGGTGGGCGACAATACCCACTGGTCATCCGATGCAGCGTGGCGGACGCATTTGCATGCAATCAAACCGGACAGCGCGGTCCGATTCGGCTACGCGGAAACCATCTGA
- a CDS encoding ABC transporter permease: protein MNDVKVMVPAMLAKPASPDSWAALWRYRHLLWQFTKRQIEGRHKGSLLGFGWSILNPLLMLAIYTFVFSVIFPGHFSNRTGDGPITYAFTIFLGLSFYHLFVDSFAPAPALIVTNPNFVKKVVFPLEILPAATVGAAVFHFLVILVLFFTGAFLAKIPIPWTALWLPVILLPMVMMSLGVCWLLAALGVFLRDLQQLVTFAALVLMWASAIFFSPSRIPPPVWQFLKFNPLLQGIDLARKTVLWGESPSTGAMLYTYIFGMTAMVLGLWVFRRTRPAFADVL from the coding sequence ATGAATGACGTCAAAGTCATGGTTCCAGCCATGCTCGCCAAACCAGCTTCACCGGATTCCTGGGCCGCTCTGTGGAGATACCGTCACCTGCTCTGGCAGTTCACCAAGCGGCAGATCGAGGGCAGGCACAAGGGCAGCCTGCTCGGGTTCGGCTGGTCGATCCTCAACCCGCTGCTCATGCTGGCCATCTACACGTTCGTCTTCAGCGTGATATTTCCGGGACACTTCTCCAACCGCACGGGCGACGGTCCCATCACCTACGCCTTCACCATCTTTCTGGGCCTTTCCTTCTATCACCTGTTCGTCGATTCCTTCGCACCCGCGCCCGCTCTGATTGTCACCAACCCCAACTTCGTCAAGAAGGTCGTGTTTCCCCTGGAGATTCTTCCGGCTGCAACAGTGGGGGCGGCTGTGTTTCATTTTCTGGTGATACTTGTCCTGTTCTTCACCGGTGCTTTCCTGGCCAAAATCCCCATTCCATGGACAGCGCTTTGGCTGCCGGTCATACTGCTGCCCATGGTCATGATGAGTCTTGGAGTCTGCTGGCTTCTCGCAGCCCTCGGGGTTTTCCTTCGGGATCTTCAGCAGCTGGTGACATTCGCCGCACTCGTGCTCATGTGGGCGAGCGCCATATTTTTTTCGCCTTCGAGGATCCCTCCTCCGGTCTGGCAGTTCCTGAAATTCAATCCCCTGCTGCAAGGCATTGATCTGGCTCGAAAAACGGTGCTCTGGGGGGAATCTCCATCCACAGGAGCCATGCTCTACACCTACATCTTCGGCATGACAGCCATGGTCCTCGGTCTGTGGGTTTTCAGGAGAACCAGACCTGCATTCGCCGACGTGCTCTAA
- a CDS encoding DUF1318 domain-containing protein: MTRLLFHFGIVLLLALALPILRADNMDAVKARMEQRQPALDALRREGSIGENNRGYTEVRHPSDRASEVSSAENKDREIVYADIAKLTGSAPDQVGRARARQIAANSTPGVWLQRESGEWYRK, from the coding sequence ATGACACGCCTGCTCTTCCATTTCGGTATCGTTCTCCTGCTCGCGCTCGCCTTGCCAATCCTGCGAGCTGACAACATGGACGCCGTAAAGGCGCGCATGGAGCAGCGCCAGCCTGCACTCGACGCACTGCGGCGGGAGGGATCAATTGGCGAAAACAACCGCGGTTACACCGAGGTGCGCCATCCATCGGATCGAGCATCGGAAGTCTCATCGGCCGAAAACAAGGATCGCGAAATAGTGTACGCAGACATCGCCAAATTGACCGGCAGCGCACCGGATCAGGTCGGGCGGGCGCGCGCCAGGCAGATTGCTGCCAACAGCACTCCCGGTGTCTGGCTGCAGCGCGAATCCGGAGAGTGGTACAGAAAGTAG